In Zea mays cultivar B73 chromosome 7, Zm-B73-REFERENCE-NAM-5.0, whole genome shotgun sequence, the following proteins share a genomic window:
- the LOC103632011 gene encoding pentatricopeptide repeat-containing protein At4g20740, translating into MASPSPSSPTDRRRRHTIYHGHRRASPHRPTVRGGLFTDLRFPSTIHRPSSSPSTATAFRLRDWDPHSPSSSSSARSPSPPSASSSSSTSASARRLSPLARFLLDALRRHQRWGPPVVADLSKLRRVPPSLVAEVLTARPPPPPPLALPFFLWAGRQKGFRHCFPAFHALASLLSAAGLPAAADQLPDLMRAHGRPISHPQLTLLVRLHTAARRPLRALHALRRFRHEFDVQPQVHACNRVLGALAAAGHVEDALKLFDEMSEGGVQPIPVTFAIMVRALAHAGMVDRLLEMIGRMRNEVCRPDVFVYTALVKTMVRRGYMDGCMRVWDEMEKDGVEPDTMAYATMVGGLCKAGMVEEAAELFKEMRSKGLLVDRMVYASLIDGYVAVGRVGDGCRLLNELVDAGYRADLGIYNTLIIGLCGIGREDKAHKLFQIVLQEDLMPSSDTVSPLLACYAEKGEMVTFFGLVNKLAEMGLSVVEMLVDFMKLLAGKDGRVLKAVEVFDALRQKQYCSVGIYNILIENLLKIKDRKKSLLLFEEMQSSVDFKPDSCTYSHMIPCFVDEGNVKEACSCYNTMMKENWIPSMSAYCVLVKGLCKMGEINTAISLVKDCLGNIENGPAEFKYTLTILEACRSKRPEKVINVVYEMIEVGCSMEEIVYSAIIYGFCKYASSTEARQVFTIMRDQNILSEANFIVYEDMLNEHLKKATADLVISGLKFFDLESKLKWRTRID; encoded by the coding sequence ATGGCCTCTCCGTCCCCGTCCTCTCCCACTGACCGCCGCCGCAGGCACACCATCTACCACGGCCACCGCCGCGCCTCGCCGCACCGGCCCACAGTCCGCGGCGGCCTCTTCACTGATCTCCGCTTCCCCTCCACTATACACCGCCCTTCCTCCTccccctccaccgccaccgccttccgCCTCCGTGACTGGGATCCACACTCGCCCTCTTCCTCGTCGTCTGCTCGCTCTCCGTCACCTCcttccgcctcctcctcctcctccacatCCGCCTCCGCTCGCCGCCTCTCCCCGCTCGCGCGCTTCCTCCTCGACGCGCTCCGCCGCCACCAGCGCTGGGGACCGCCCGTTGTCGCCGATCTCTCCAAGCTCCGCCGCGTCCCTCCATCCCTCGTCGCTGAGGTCCTCACCGCGCGCCCTCCCCCGCCGCCTCCGCTCGCGCTCCCGTTCTTCCTCTGGGCGGGCCGCCAGAAGGGCTTCCGTCACTGCTTCCCAGCTTTCCATGCCCTCGCCTCGCTACTGTCCGCGGCGGGCCTCCCAGCCGCGGCTGACCAGCTCCCCGACCTCATGCGCGCGCACGGCAGACCGATCTCCCACCCGCAGCTCACCCTCCTCGTCCGCCTCCACACCGCCGCGCGCCGCCCCCTCCGCGCTCTGCACGCGCTTCGCCGCTTCCGCCACGAGTTCGACGTCCAACCCCAGGTCCACGCGTGCAACCGCGTCCTTGGCGCGCTGGCTGCTGCGGGCCACGTTGAGGACGCGCTCAAGCTGTTCGATGAAATGTCGGAGGGTGGTGTGCAGCCCATCCCAGTGACGTTTGCCATCATGGTTCGTGCACTAGCACACGCCGGAATGGTTGATAGGCTTCTGGAGATGATTGGGAGGATGCGGAACGAGGTGTGTCGGCCTGATGTCTTTGTGTACACTGCACTGGTGAAGACAATGGTGCGGAGGGGGTATATGGATGGCTGCATGAGGGTTTGGGACGAAATGGAAAAGGATGGGGTGGAGCCAGACACAATGGCATATGCTACTATGGTCGGGGGACTCTGCAAGGCTGGGATGGTGGAGGAAGCAGCAGAATTGTTCAAGGAGATGAGGAGCAAGGGGTTACTGGTGGACAGGATGGTGTATGCATCGCTCATTGATGGGTATGTTGCTGTTGGCAGGGTTGGGGATGGGTGTAGGTTGTTGAACGAGTTGGTTGATGCTGGCTACCGTGCTGACCTGGGGATATATAACACACTTATTATTGGGCTGTGTGGCATAGGTAGGGAGGATAAGGCTCATAAGTTATTTCAGATTGTTCTTCAGGAGGACCTTATGCCAAGTTCTGATACTGTTTCACCGTTGCTAGCTTGTTATGCCGAAAAGGGTGAAATGGTTACATTTTTTGGGTTGGTTAACAAACTGGCAGAGATGGGCTTGTCTGTTGTTGAAATGTTAGTAGATTTTATGAAGCTCCTTGCAGGAAAGGATGGTAGGGTATTGAAGGCTGTGGAAGTGTTTGATGCATTGAGACAAAAACAGTATTGTAGTGTTGGCATTTATAATATTCTTATTGAAAATCTGCTGAAGATCAAGGATAGGAAGAAATCACTTTTGTTGTTTGAAGAAATGCAAAGCTCAGTTGATTTTAAACCAGATTCATGTACATATAGTCATATGATCCCATGTTTCGTGGATGAAGGAAATGTCAAAGAGGCCTGCTCATGCTACAACACCATGATGAAGGAAAATTGGATACCAAGTATGTCAGCCTACTGTGTTCTTGTGAAAGGGCTTTGCAAGATGGGGGAGATCAACACAGCCATATCACTTGTTAAAGATTGTCTTGGAAATATAGAAAATGGGCCAGCTGAATTTAAATACACCTTGACTATTCTGGAAGCTTGCAGATCAAAAAGACCAGAGAAAGTCATCAATGTGGTGTATGAGATGATTGAAGTAGGTTGTTCAATGGAAGAAATTGTCTATTCTGCTATCATATATGGCTTCTGCAAGTATGCAAGTTCAACTGAGGCGAGACAGGTATTCACTATCATGAGAGATCAAAATATCTTATCAGAAGCCAATTTTATTGTTTACGAGGACATGCTGAACGAGCACTTAAAGAAGGCCACTGCAGACTTGGTGATATCTGGATTGAAGTTTTTTGACCTTGAATCAAAATTGAAATGGAGAACCAGAATTGATTGA